A region of Pseudomonas saponiphila DNA encodes the following proteins:
- a CDS encoding amino acid ABC transporter substrate-binding protein, with the protein MKMLKSTLAAVTAATVLATSGFAQAGATLDAVQKKGFVQCGVSDGLPGFSVPDATGKILGIDADVCRAVAAAVFGDATKVKFSQLNAKERFTALQSGEIDVLSRNTTWTSSRDAGMGLMFAGVTYYDGIGFLVNNKLGVKSAKELDGATICIQAGTTTELNVSDYFRGNGLKYTPITFDTSDESAKSLESGRCDVLTSDKSQLYAQRSKLATPTDYVVLPETISKEPLGPVVRKGDEEWFSIVKWTLFAMLNAEEAGITSKNVEAEAKSTKNPDVARLLGADGEYGKDLKLPKDWVVQIVKQVGNYGEVFEKNLGKSTPLAIDRGLNALWNNGGIQYAPPVR; encoded by the coding sequence ATGAAGATGTTGAAATCCACCCTGGCCGCTGTCACGGCGGCTACGGTGCTGGCTACAAGCGGTTTCGCACAGGCGGGTGCGACCCTCGATGCAGTACAGAAGAAAGGATTCGTACAGTGCGGTGTCAGTGACGGTTTGCCGGGTTTCTCGGTACCGGATGCGACCGGCAAGATCCTCGGTATCGACGCCGACGTCTGCCGCGCCGTGGCCGCTGCGGTATTCGGTGATGCGACCAAGGTCAAGTTCAGCCAGTTGAACGCCAAGGAGCGCTTCACCGCGCTGCAATCCGGCGAAATCGACGTGCTGTCGCGCAACACCACCTGGACCAGCTCCCGCGATGCGGGCATGGGCCTGATGTTCGCCGGTGTCACCTATTACGACGGCATCGGCTTTCTGGTGAACAACAAGCTGGGTGTGAAAAGTGCCAAGGAACTGGACGGCGCGACCATCTGTATTCAAGCCGGTACTACTACCGAGCTGAACGTGTCGGATTACTTCCGTGGCAATGGTCTGAAATACACCCCGATCACCTTCGATACCTCCGATGAAAGCGCCAAGTCCCTGGAATCCGGGCGTTGCGACGTGCTGACATCCGACAAGTCCCAGCTCTACGCACAGCGCAGCAAGCTGGCCACCCCGACCGATTATGTCGTGCTGCCGGAAACCATCTCCAAGGAGCCGCTGGGCCCGGTGGTGCGTAAGGGCGACGAAGAGTGGTTCAGCATCGTCAAGTGGACCCTGTTCGCCATGCTCAACGCCGAAGAGGCGGGCATCACTTCGAAAAACGTCGAAGCTGAAGCCAAGTCGACCAAGAACCCTGATGTAGCACGTCTGCTGGGCGCGGACGGTGAATACGGCAAAGACCTGAAACTGCCGAAGGACTGGGTAGTACAGATCGTCAAGCAAGTAGGTAACTACGGTGAAGTGTTCGAGAAAAACCTCGGCAAGAGCACGCCACTGGCCATCGACCGCGGCCTGAACGCGCTGTGGAACAACGGCGGCATCCAATACGCACCACCTGTGCGCTGA
- a CDS encoding type II toxin-antitoxin system MqsA family antitoxin, whose product MKRQQCYSCGAPTGMLAFEQRSEVVDYRHLLRHLHGLAGWECQECGEIEFDAQSAERYAAAGDQLLEDYRQEVATDLKRIRRKLHLSQKEAVKLLSGGGHNAFSRYERGEVGVPQPLYVLMRLLDRHPRLMKDVLELGEPRLAPSALGDPPEPQLGAAGS is encoded by the coding sequence ATGAAACGACAACAGTGCTACAGCTGCGGCGCCCCGACCGGCATGCTGGCGTTCGAGCAGCGCAGCGAGGTCGTCGACTACCGGCACCTGTTGCGTCACCTGCATGGCCTGGCGGGCTGGGAATGCCAGGAGTGCGGTGAAATCGAATTCGATGCCCAGAGTGCAGAACGCTACGCCGCCGCAGGCGACCAGTTGCTTGAGGATTACCGGCAGGAGGTTGCCACAGACCTGAAGCGCATCCGCCGCAAGCTGCACCTCTCGCAAAAGGAGGCAGTCAAGCTGCTGTCCGGAGGTGGACACAATGCCTTTTCCCGTTACGAGCGCGGCGAAGTCGGCGTGCCCCAGCCGCTGTACGTGCTGATGCGCCTGCTGGATCGCCACCCACGTTTGATGAAGGACGTACTGGAGCTTGGCGAACCACGGCTGGCGCCCTCAGCCTTGGGCGACCCACCCGAACCACAGCTCGGTGCTGCCGGCAGTTGA
- the rhlB gene encoding ATP-dependent RNA helicase RhlB, with amino-acid sequence MTVLKALKKIFGKSEAEPLAPSPSAPTPSSSSRSDGRQPEPSAPATAAKREPVNTPAAPCSPKAPRQEKPKAEHPKPEQPRRPRAPKPPASTWKLEDFVVEPQEGKTRFHDFKLAPELMHAIQDLGFPYCTPIQAQVLGYTLAGKDAIGRAQTGTGKTAAFLISIITQLLQTPPPKERYMGEPRALIIAPTRELVVQIAKDAAALTKYTGLNVMTFVGGMDFDKQLKHLEARHCDILVATPGRLLDFNQRGDVHLDMVEVMVLDEADRMLDMGFIPQVRQIIRQTPPKSERQTLLFSATFTDDVMNLAKQWTTDPAIVEIEAENVASENVEQHIYAVAGADKYKLLYNLVTDNGWERVMVFANRKDEVRRIEERLVRDGVNAAQLSGDVPQHKRIKTLEGFREGKIRVLVATDVAGRGIHIDGISHVINFTLPEVPDDYVHRIGRTGRAGAEGVSISFAGEDDSYQLPSIEALLGRKISCEMPPAELLRPVTRKRPQA; translated from the coding sequence ATGACCGTGCTCAAAGCACTCAAGAAAATCTTCGGTAAAAGCGAGGCTGAGCCGCTCGCGCCAAGCCCCAGTGCCCCTACCCCCAGTTCCAGCAGCCGCAGTGACGGCCGTCAGCCGGAACCGAGCGCACCCGCTACCGCAGCCAAAAGAGAACCGGTGAACACACCGGCCGCCCCTTGCTCTCCCAAAGCGCCGCGCCAAGAGAAGCCCAAGGCCGAACACCCCAAACCCGAGCAGCCGCGCCGTCCGCGGGCACCCAAGCCGCCCGCCAGCACCTGGAAACTCGAAGACTTCGTGGTCGAACCCCAGGAAGGCAAGACCCGTTTCCACGACTTCAAGCTGGCACCGGAACTGATGCACGCCATCCAGGACCTGGGCTTTCCTTATTGCACGCCGATCCAGGCCCAGGTACTGGGCTATACCCTGGCGGGCAAGGACGCCATCGGCCGGGCCCAGACCGGCACCGGCAAGACCGCCGCGTTCCTGATTTCGATCATCACCCAGTTGCTGCAGACTCCGCCGCCCAAGGAGCGCTACATGGGCGAGCCGCGGGCGCTGATCATTGCCCCGACCCGGGAACTGGTGGTGCAGATCGCCAAGGATGCCGCGGCGCTGACCAAGTACACCGGCCTCAACGTCATGACCTTCGTTGGCGGCATGGACTTCGACAAACAGCTCAAGCACCTGGAAGCCCGCCACTGCGACATCCTGGTGGCCACCCCGGGCCGTCTGCTGGACTTCAACCAGCGCGGCGACGTGCACCTGGACATGGTCGAAGTGATGGTGCTGGACGAAGCCGACCGCATGCTCGACATGGGCTTCATCCCGCAGGTGCGGCAGATCATTCGCCAGACCCCGCCCAAGAGCGAACGCCAGACCCTGCTGTTCTCCGCCACCTTCACCGACGACGTGATGAACCTGGCCAAGCAATGGACCACGGACCCGGCGATTGTCGAGATCGAGGCCGAGAACGTCGCCAGCGAAAACGTCGAACAGCACATTTATGCCGTGGCCGGGGCCGACAAGTACAAGCTGCTGTACAACCTGGTCACCGACAACGGCTGGGAACGGGTCATGGTCTTCGCCAACCGCAAGGATGAAGTGCGGCGCATCGAGGAACGCCTGGTACGCGACGGCGTGAACGCCGCCCAGCTGTCCGGCGACGTGCCGCAGCACAAGCGGATCAAGACCCTGGAAGGCTTCCGCGAAGGCAAGATCCGAGTACTGGTGGCTACCGACGTGGCCGGCCGCGGCATCCATATCGACGGCATCAGCCACGTGATCAACTTCACCCTGCCGGAAGTGCCGGACGACTACGTGCACCGTATCGGCCGTACCGGTCGCGCCGGGGCCGAGGGCGTGTCCATCAGCTTCGCCGGCGAGGACGACTCCTACCAGCTGCCATCGATCGAAGCCCTGCTGGGACGCAAGATCAGCTGCGAAATGCCGCCTGCCGAGCTGTTGCGCCCAGTCACGCGCAAACGCCCGCAAGCCTGA
- a CDS encoding amino acid ABC transporter permease, with product MQNSIGAPKQRLSLSDPRVRAWLFQIITLVAVVSLGWFLFDNTQTNLQHRGITSGFDFLERSAGFGIAQHLIAYTEADSYARVFVIGLLNTLLVTFIGVILATLLGFIIGVARLSQNWIINKLATVYVEVFRNIPPLLQILFWYFAVFLTMPGPRNSHNFGDTFFVSSRGLNMPAAQMAPGFWAFVASVVLAIVAIVLMCRWANKRFEDTGVPFHKFWCGLALLLVIPALCTLLFGSPVHWELPKLQGFNFVGGWVLIPELLALTLALTVYTAAFIAEIVRSGIKSVSHGQTEAARSLGLRNGPTLRKVIIPQALRVIIPPLTSQYLNLAKNSSLAAGIGYPEMVSLFAGTVLNQTGQAIEVIAITMSVYLAISISISLLMNWYNKRIALIER from the coding sequence ATGCAAAATTCAATCGGCGCACCCAAGCAGAGGCTTAGCCTCAGCGATCCGCGTGTGCGCGCCTGGCTGTTTCAGATCATCACCCTCGTGGCGGTGGTTTCGCTGGGCTGGTTTCTGTTCGACAACACGCAAACCAACCTTCAGCACCGGGGTATCACCTCGGGTTTCGACTTTCTTGAGCGCAGCGCCGGTTTCGGCATCGCTCAACACCTGATTGCCTACACCGAAGCGGACAGTTATGCCCGGGTCTTCGTCATCGGCCTGCTCAATACGCTGCTGGTGACCTTTATCGGAGTGATCCTGGCGACCCTGCTGGGGTTCATCATCGGGGTGGCGCGGCTGTCGCAGAACTGGATCATCAACAAGCTGGCGACGGTGTATGTGGAGGTGTTCCGCAACATTCCGCCGCTGCTGCAGATCCTGTTCTGGTACTTCGCGGTGTTCCTGACCATGCCGGGGCCGCGCAACAGCCACAACTTCGGCGACACCTTCTTTGTCAGCAGCCGGGGCCTGAACATGCCGGCGGCGCAAATGGCCCCGGGGTTCTGGGCGTTCGTGGCGAGTGTGGTGCTGGCCATAGTCGCCATCGTGCTGATGTGCCGCTGGGCCAACAAACGCTTTGAAGACACCGGGGTGCCGTTCCACAAGTTCTGGTGCGGATTGGCGCTGCTGCTGGTGATTCCGGCGTTGTGCACACTGCTGTTCGGCTCGCCCGTGCATTGGGAGTTGCCCAAGCTGCAAGGCTTCAACTTCGTTGGCGGCTGGGTGCTGATCCCCGAGCTGCTGGCCCTGACCCTGGCCCTGACCGTCTACACCGCAGCATTCATCGCCGAGATCGTGCGCTCCGGGATCAAGTCGGTGAGCCACGGCCAGACCGAGGCGGCCCGCTCCCTGGGGCTGCGCAACGGCCCGACCCTGCGCAAGGTGATCATTCCCCAGGCCCTGCGGGTGATCATTCCGCCGCTGACCAGCCAATACCTGAACCTGGCGAAGAACTCGTCCCTGGCCGCCGGTATCGGCTACCCGGAAATGGTGTCGCTGTTCGCCGGCACGGTGCTCAACCAGACCGGCCAGGCCATCGAGGTGATTGCCATCACCATGAGCGTGTACCTGGCGATCAGCATCAGCATTTCCCTGCTGATGAACTGGTACAACAAGCGCATTGCGCTGATCGAGCGGTGA
- a CDS encoding amino acid ABC transporter permease, whose protein sequence is MTTHTFKPDMPPPSRSIGVLAWMRANMFSSWLNTLLTLFAFYLIYLVVPPLLHWAILDANWVGTTRADCTKDGACWVFIQQRFGQFMYGYYPVELRWRVDLTVWLAVIGVAPLFISRFARKAIYGLCFLVWYPVVAYTLLHGGYLGLSNVATSQWGGLMLTLVIATVGIAGALPLGILLALGRRSNLPAIRVVCVTFIEFWRGVPLITVLFMSSVMLPLFLPEGMNFDKLLRALIGVILFQSAYVAEVVRGGLQAIPKGQYEAAAAMGLGYWRAMGLVILPQALKLVIPGIVNTFIALFKDTSLVIIIGLFDLLNSVKQAAADPKWLGMATEGYVFAALVFWIFCFGMSRYSMHLERKLDTGHKR, encoded by the coding sequence ATGACGACTCATACTTTCAAACCCGACATGCCGCCGCCCAGCCGCAGCATCGGCGTGCTGGCGTGGATGCGCGCCAACATGTTCTCCAGCTGGCTCAACACCCTGTTGACCCTGTTTGCCTTCTACCTGATCTACCTGGTGGTGCCGCCACTGCTGCACTGGGCGATCCTCGACGCCAACTGGGTCGGCACCACCCGTGCCGACTGCACCAAGGACGGCGCCTGCTGGGTGTTCATCCAGCAGCGTTTCGGCCAGTTCATGTATGGCTATTACCCGGTGGAGCTGCGCTGGCGGGTCGACCTGACCGTGTGGCTGGCGGTGATTGGTGTGGCGCCGTTGTTCATCTCGCGCTTTGCCCGCAAGGCGATCTACGGCTTGTGTTTCCTGGTGTGGTACCCGGTGGTTGCCTACACCCTGCTGCACGGCGGTTACCTGGGCTTGAGCAATGTCGCCACCAGCCAATGGGGCGGCCTGATGCTGACCCTGGTGATCGCCACGGTGGGGATTGCCGGAGCCCTGCCGCTGGGGATCCTGCTGGCATTGGGACGACGTTCCAACCTGCCGGCGATTCGCGTGGTCTGCGTGACCTTCATCGAGTTCTGGCGCGGCGTGCCGCTGATCACCGTGCTGTTCATGTCCTCGGTGATGCTGCCGCTGTTCCTGCCCGAGGGCATGAACTTCGACAAGCTGCTGCGGGCCTTGATCGGGGTGATCCTGTTCCAGTCGGCCTATGTGGCCGAGGTGGTGCGCGGTGGCTTGCAAGCCATTCCCAAGGGCCAGTACGAAGCCGCTGCGGCCATGGGCCTGGGTTACTGGCGGGCCATGGGCCTGGTGATTCTGCCCCAGGCCCTGAAGCTGGTGATTCCCGGCATCGTCAACACCTTCATCGCCCTGTTCAAGGACACCAGCCTGGTGATCATCATCGGCCTGTTCGACCTGCTCAACAGCGTCAAGCAAGCCGCCGCCGATCCCAAATGGCTGGGCATGGCCACCGAAGGCTATGTCTTCGCGGCCCTGGTGTTCTGGATTTTCTGTTTCGGTATGTCCCGCTACTCCATGCATCTGGAGCGTAAGTTGGACACAGGCCACAAGCGTTAG
- a CDS encoding amino acid ABC transporter ATP-binding protein: protein MSEANKKPVGPEGIIQMQGVNKWYGQFHVLKDINLNVRQGERIVLCGPSGSGKSTTIRCLNRLEEHQQGRIVVDGVELTNDLKQIEAIRREVGMVFQHFNLFPHLTILQNCTLAPMWVRKMPKRKAEEIAMHYLERVRIPEQANKYPGQLSGGQQQRVAIARALCMKPKIMLFDEPTSALDPEMVKEVLDTMIGLAEDGMTMLCVTHEMGFARTVANRVIFMDKGEIVEQAAPNDFFDNPQNDRTKLFLSQILH, encoded by the coding sequence ATGAGTGAAGCGAACAAAAAGCCTGTGGGCCCTGAAGGCATTATTCAGATGCAGGGTGTGAACAAGTGGTACGGCCAGTTCCACGTGTTGAAGGACATCAACCTCAACGTCCGCCAGGGTGAGCGCATCGTGTTGTGCGGGCCGTCGGGTTCGGGCAAATCCACCACCATCCGCTGCCTCAACCGCCTGGAAGAGCACCAGCAGGGACGCATCGTGGTGGACGGCGTGGAACTGACCAACGACCTCAAGCAGATCGAGGCCATTCGTCGGGAAGTGGGCATGGTGTTCCAGCACTTCAACCTGTTTCCGCACCTGACCATCCTGCAGAACTGCACCCTGGCGCCGATGTGGGTGCGCAAGATGCCCAAGCGCAAGGCCGAGGAAATCGCCATGCATTACCTGGAGCGGGTGCGCATTCCGGAGCAGGCCAACAAGTACCCGGGCCAGCTGTCCGGTGGGCAGCAGCAACGGGTGGCGATTGCCCGGGCACTGTGCATGAAGCCCAAGATCATGCTGTTCGACGAACCGACTTCGGCCCTGGACCCGGAAATGGTCAAGGAAGTGCTGGATACCATGATTGGCCTGGCGGAAGACGGCATGACCATGCTCTGCGTGACCCACGAAATGGGCTTTGCCCGCACCGTGGCCAACCGGGTGATCTTCATGGACAAGGGCGAAATCGTCGAGCAGGCGGCACCGAACGACTTCTTCGATAACCCGCAAAACGATCGCACCAAGCTGTTCCTGAGCCAGATCCTGCATTGA
- a CDS encoding alpha/beta hydrolase has protein sequence MTEPLILQPSKPADACVIWLHGLGADRYDFLPVAEMLQEKLLSTRFVLPQAPTRAVTINGGYAMPSWYDILAMNPARAISREQLDESSDEVIRLIEEQRASGIDASRIFLAGFSQGGAVVLHTAFLKWQGPLGGVLALSTYAPTFDDELQLSASQQRIPLLSLHGQYDEVVQNAMGRTAYEYLKQHGVTVTWQEYPMGHEVLPEEISDIGTWLSERLR, from the coding sequence ATGACCGAGCCCTTGATTCTTCAGCCCAGCAAGCCCGCAGATGCCTGTGTGATCTGGCTTCACGGCCTGGGAGCGGACCGTTACGACTTTCTGCCGGTGGCCGAGATGCTGCAGGAAAAACTCTTGAGCACCCGCTTCGTCCTGCCCCAGGCACCGACCCGAGCCGTGACCATCAATGGCGGATATGCCATGCCCAGCTGGTACGACATTTTGGCCATGAACCCGGCTCGCGCGATCAGTCGCGAACAGCTCGACGAATCATCTGATGAAGTCATCAGACTGATCGAAGAGCAACGCGCCAGCGGAATAGACGCCTCGCGAATTTTCCTGGCAGGTTTCTCCCAGGGTGGCGCCGTCGTGCTGCACACTGCCTTCCTCAAATGGCAGGGTCCGTTGGGTGGCGTGCTTGCCCTCTCCACTTACGCACCGACCTTTGACGACGAACTGCAACTTTCCGCCAGCCAACAGCGGATTCCGCTGCTGTCGCTGCACGGCCAGTACGACGAAGTGGTGCAAAACGCCATGGGCCGCACCGCCTACGAGTATCTTAAGCAGCATGGTGTCACCGTGACCTGGCAGGAATACCCAATGGGGCACGAGGTGTTACCAGAAGAAATCAGCGACATCGGCACCTGGCTGAGCGAGCGTTTGCGCTAG
- a CDS encoding FadR/GntR family transcriptional regulator, with product MNRNGRSRCSEIRTLIKKSLVDQALEQLRKRINNGVWRVGQRLPTEPELAQELGISRNTVREAMRVLAFSGLIEIRQGDGSYLRAVADPLDMLQALSQCSLEQARETRQILEVEAVGLAALRRTDEDLQDLKQALQASSGHFHGDLESYIACDLVFHQRLVDAAHNPTLSQLYRYFSSVVGAQLRQTLTQAPRRQDVFDLHQHLLDAIEQGDPERAKKLSRQLINES from the coding sequence ATCAACCGAAACGGCCGGTCACGGTGCTCCGAAATCCGCACCCTGATCAAAAAATCCCTGGTCGACCAGGCCCTGGAGCAACTGCGCAAACGCATCAACAACGGTGTCTGGCGGGTCGGCCAGCGCTTGCCCACCGAACCGGAACTGGCCCAAGAACTGGGCATCAGCCGCAATACGGTGCGCGAAGCCATGCGGGTGCTGGCGTTCTCCGGACTGATCGAGATCCGCCAGGGCGATGGCAGTTACCTGCGGGCGGTGGCCGATCCACTGGACATGCTCCAGGCGCTGTCGCAGTGCTCTCTGGAACAGGCCCGGGAAACCCGGCAGATCCTCGAAGTGGAGGCGGTCGGCCTGGCGGCCCTGCGTCGCACCGACGAGGACCTGCAGGACTTGAAGCAAGCCTTGCAGGCCAGCAGCGGGCATTTTCACGGCGACCTGGAAAGTTACATCGCCTGCGACCTGGTGTTTCACCAGCGCCTGGTGGATGCCGCCCACAATCCGACCCTCAGCCAGCTGTACCGCTACTTCTCCAGTGTGGTCGGCGCGCAGTTGCGCCAGACCTTGACCCAGGCTCCGCGTCGCCAGGACGTCTTCGATCTCCATCAGCACCTGCTGGATGCCATCGAACAGGGCGACCCCGAGCGGGCCAAGAAGCTGTCCCGCCAACTGATCAACGAATCCTGA
- a CDS encoding type II toxin-antitoxin system MqsR family toxin has product MEKKTLHHDLSLIKAHVVRQGAQAFTRSALRCGRELGLSLAAMQRVIAGLQGNMFYKSMTTYCDHRVWQDVYYTSLDDRTLYIKITHRPGLGPPMISFKEAQT; this is encoded by the coding sequence ATGGAAAAGAAAACACTTCACCACGACCTCTCGCTGATCAAGGCGCACGTCGTTCGACAAGGGGCACAAGCCTTCACTCGAAGCGCATTGCGCTGCGGCAGGGAACTCGGATTGTCCTTGGCCGCCATGCAACGAGTGATAGCCGGACTCCAGGGCAACATGTTCTACAAATCGATGACCACCTATTGCGATCACCGGGTGTGGCAAGACGTGTATTACACCAGCCTCGATGACCGGACGCTCTACATCAAGATCACCCACCGCCCCGGCTTGGGGCCTCCAATGATCTCCTTCAAGGAGGCACAGACATGA
- the istA gene encoding IS21 family transposase, translated as MAAPRVAMRNIKECLRLKFEAGLSHEKIARALQLSKGVVSKYIAAARVAGLDWPALVAMDEAALAAALFAPTSTNKPRGERVLPDVLSIHRELRRKGVTLQLLWEEYLAAHAGQPTYRYTQFVEHYRRYAQTLKRSMRQLHRAGEKLFIDYAGPTLPVVDPATGEVRRAHIFVAALGASNYTYACATPGETQVDWLTSLGQALTYFGGVPEMVVPDNPRALVAQPDRYEPGLNRATLECARHYQTVILPARPRKPQDKAKAEVAVQVVERWIMARLRHRQFFSLHALNQAIAELLEDLNRRPFKRLDGCRRDWFERLDRPALRALPVHPYEVATFKRCKVSIDYHIEVNGSFYSVPSALARQNVDVRLTAHTLEVLHGNRRVASHLLLGRRGAYSTQREHMPAAHQAHREWTPQRLLDWGARIGPYTRQLIDHQLTHKPHPEMGYRACLGLLSLARRYGNARLEAAAERAVHLRAFTGRSVRNLLQQGLDQQPLPQRAAETTLPGDHENVRGADYYQPPQQELFDDAATHPESTAPATPGRHGPRPGRAMDAAGQPQPELR; from the coding sequence ATGGCGGCGCCGCGAGTAGCCATGCGAAACATCAAAGAATGTCTGCGCCTCAAGTTTGAGGCCGGCTTGTCCCACGAGAAGATTGCCCGTGCCTTGCAGCTGTCCAAGGGCGTGGTTAGCAAGTACATCGCGGCGGCGCGGGTGGCCGGGCTGGACTGGCCGGCGCTGGTGGCCATGGACGAGGCCGCGCTGGCGGCCGCCTTGTTTGCACCGACGTCGACGAACAAGCCGCGCGGTGAGCGAGTGCTGCCCGATGTGCTGAGCATCCACCGCGAGTTGCGACGCAAGGGCGTGACCTTGCAGCTGCTGTGGGAGGAATATCTCGCCGCGCATGCGGGCCAGCCGACCTACCGCTACACCCAGTTCGTCGAGCACTACCGGCGCTACGCCCAGACGCTCAAACGTTCGATGCGTCAGCTGCACCGTGCGGGCGAGAAGCTATTCATCGACTATGCCGGGCCGACGCTGCCGGTGGTCGACCCGGCCACCGGCGAAGTGCGCCGGGCGCACATCTTCGTCGCCGCCCTGGGCGCCTCGAATTACACCTATGCCTGCGCGACGCCAGGCGAAACCCAGGTGGACTGGCTGACCTCGCTGGGCCAGGCTCTGACCTACTTTGGCGGCGTGCCGGAAATGGTTGTGCCGGACAATCCGCGCGCCCTGGTCGCCCAGCCGGATCGCTACGAGCCGGGCCTGAACCGGGCCACGCTGGAGTGCGCGCGTCATTACCAGACGGTGATCCTGCCGGCACGGCCACGCAAGCCTCAGGACAAGGCCAAGGCCGAGGTGGCGGTGCAGGTGGTCGAGCGCTGGATCATGGCGCGGCTGCGCCATCGGCAGTTCTTCAGCCTGCATGCGCTTAACCAGGCCATCGCCGAGCTGCTGGAGGATCTGAATCGGCGCCCGTTCAAGCGGCTCGATGGCTGCCGGCGCGACTGGTTCGAGCGCCTGGATCGCCCGGCCTTGCGAGCGCTGCCGGTGCATCCCTACGAGGTCGCCACCTTCAAGCGCTGCAAGGTCAGCATCGACTACCACATCGAGGTCAATGGCAGCTTCTACAGCGTGCCCTCCGCCCTGGCCCGGCAGAACGTGGACGTGCGACTGACGGCACACACCCTGGAAGTGCTGCATGGCAACCGGCGGGTGGCCAGCCACCTGCTGCTGGGGCGACGCGGCGCTTACAGTACCCAGCGCGAGCACATGCCCGCGGCGCACCAGGCGCATCGCGAATGGACGCCACAACGCCTGCTCGACTGGGGCGCGCGGATCGGCCCCTACACGCGCCAACTGATCGATCACCAACTGACCCACAAGCCGCACCCGGAGATGGGCTACCGCGCCTGCCTCGGCCTGCTCTCGCTGGCCCGGCGCTATGGCAATGCACGCCTGGAAGCCGCTGCCGAACGTGCCGTACACCTGCGCGCCTTCACCGGGCGCAGCGTGCGCAACCTGCTCCAGCAAGGCCTGGATCAACAGCCGCTGCCCCAGCGTGCCGCCGAAACGACCTTACCCGGCGACCACGAGAACGTCCGTGGCGCCGACTACTACCAACCCCCGCAACAGGAGCTGTTCGATGATGCCGCAACACACCCTGAATCAACTGCACCAGCTACGCCTGGACGGCATGGCCCGCGCCCTGGAAGAGCAATGGACGCTGCCGGCCAGCCACAGCCTGAGCTTCGATGA
- the istB gene encoding IS21-like element IS1474 family helper ATPase IstB, with protein sequence MMPQHTLNQLHQLRLDGMARALEEQWTLPASHSLSFDERLGLLLDRELAWRDNQRLVRLRKKAKLKYANACLEDLDRRTGRALDERLIATLASGDWIRQQHNLLLTGPTGAGKTWLACALGNQACRQGYSTLYLRTPRLLEQLRIAHGDGSFGRTLQQLAKVDVLVLDDWALAPLEEGARHDLLEVIDDRAGSRSTILTSQLPIEHWHGWINDPTLADAILDRLVHNAYRLTMKGESLRRKKAEEQAAS encoded by the coding sequence ATGATGCCGCAACACACCCTGAATCAACTGCACCAGCTACGCCTGGACGGCATGGCCCGCGCCCTGGAAGAGCAATGGACGCTGCCGGCCAGCCACAGCCTGAGCTTCGATGAACGCCTCGGCCTACTGCTCGACCGCGAACTGGCCTGGCGTGACAACCAGCGCCTGGTACGGCTGCGCAAGAAGGCCAAGCTCAAGTACGCCAACGCCTGCCTGGAAGATCTCGACCGCCGCACCGGACGCGCCCTGGACGAGCGTCTGATCGCCACCCTGGCCAGTGGCGACTGGATCCGCCAGCAGCACAACCTGCTGCTGACCGGCCCGACCGGTGCCGGCAAAACCTGGCTGGCCTGCGCCCTGGGCAACCAGGCCTGCCGCCAGGGCTATAGCACCCTGTACCTGCGCACCCCGCGCCTGCTGGAACAACTGCGCATCGCTCATGGCGACGGCAGCTTCGGCCGTACCCTGCAACAGCTGGCAAAGGTCGACGTCCTGGTGCTGGACGACTGGGCGCTAGCCCCGCTGGAGGAAGGAGCCCGGCATGACCTGCTGGAGGTGATCGACGACCGCGCTGGCAGCCGCTCCACCATCCTGACGAGCCAACTGCCCATCGAGCACTGGCACGGCTGGATCAACGACCCGACCCTGGCCGATGCCATCCTCGACCGCCTGGTGCACAACGCCTACCGACTGACGATGAAAGGCGAGTCGCTGCGCCGAAAAAAAGCCGAGGAACAAGCCGCATCGTGA